Proteins from one Gimesia maris genomic window:
- the prmC gene encoding peptide chain release factor N(5)-glutamine methyltransferase: MNENSPSPDRTSDAASEPWTVRRILDWTTAHLEKHGSDSPRLDTEVLLAHARNCERIRLYTNYEDVVTEQERALMRQLVQRRANSEPVAYLVGNREFFGLDFYVDKNVLVPRPDTETLVIELVDEAQKLTNPFILDLCTGSGCIAISAAANCHNAKFQATDISEPALAIAQKNAASNELSNQIQFLLSDCFEQIPPGTLFDIIVSNPPYIPDAEIEQLEKDVRQHEPRLALSGGKDGLDFYRKIIQEAGRYLKDQGLLMLEFSPEQEADLLALFKATGEYTNVRVKADLAGRARVIIGQKLPILK; encoded by the coding sequence GTGAATGAGAACTCACCATCACCGGATCGCACTTCTGATGCTGCATCGGAACCATGGACAGTTCGTCGGATTCTGGACTGGACGACTGCCCATTTAGAGAAACACGGTAGCGATTCCCCGCGTCTGGATACCGAAGTTCTGCTGGCTCACGCAAGAAACTGTGAGCGGATTCGCCTCTACACGAATTACGAAGACGTCGTCACAGAACAGGAACGCGCTCTGATGAGACAACTGGTACAGAGACGCGCGAATTCTGAACCGGTGGCTTACCTGGTGGGGAATCGCGAATTTTTCGGACTCGATTTTTATGTCGATAAGAATGTGCTTGTTCCCCGGCCCGATACCGAAACGCTGGTCATCGAACTGGTCGATGAGGCACAGAAACTCACGAATCCTTTTATTCTGGATTTGTGCACCGGGAGTGGTTGCATCGCGATTTCAGCAGCTGCGAATTGTCACAATGCAAAATTCCAGGCAACTGATATCAGTGAACCGGCGCTGGCAATCGCCCAGAAAAATGCCGCTTCCAATGAGTTATCAAACCAGATTCAGTTCCTGCTCAGTGACTGTTTCGAACAGATTCCGCCTGGGACCTTATTCGATATCATCGTGAGTAATCCACCTTATATTCCGGATGCAGAAATCGAGCAGCTTGAAAAAGATGTCAGGCAGCATGAACCACGTCTGGCTTTGTCAGGGGGGAAAGATGGTCTGGATTTTTATCGTAAGATCATTCAAGAGGCGGGACGCTATTTAAAAGACCAGGGGTTATTGATGCTCGAGTTCTCACCGGAACAGGAAGCTGATTTACTGGCTCTGTTTAAAGCGACTGGTGAATACACAAATGTGAGGGTGAAAGCGGACCTGGCAGGGCGGGCCCGGGTGATAATCGGGCAAAAATTGCCTATCTTAAAATGA
- the prfA gene encoding peptide chain release factor 1, with translation MKFPTLQVKLDRYEELEKELQDPEVLANTSKLVEIQREYGGLAKVALAVREFNTRAEDIEVAREMLEEETDPAAREYAQKELDELCEEHEKHIKELEDLVVAGDSITRGGLIMEIRAGAGGDEAALFARELFDMYMHFVEAQKGWKTEVLNMSATELGGLKEVTFSIAGEGAYHRLQFESGGHRVQRVPETETQGRVHTSAATVAVLPEASEVEVDIKPDDIRLDTFHASGPGGQKVNKTESAVRITHLPTGTVVQCQDEKSQHKNKAKAMRVLRSRVLEQMQQKAADERADQRRTLIGSGDRSQRIRTYNFPQGRVTDHRINLSLYKIDQIMQGDLNDLISALLQFDREERLLGDGSQK, from the coding sequence ATGAAGTTTCCCACCCTGCAGGTCAAACTGGATCGTTATGAGGAGTTGGAAAAAGAACTCCAGGATCCGGAAGTTCTGGCTAATACGAGTAAGCTGGTTGAAATCCAGCGAGAGTACGGCGGCCTGGCGAAGGTTGCGTTAGCAGTCCGCGAGTTTAATACCCGTGCCGAAGACATTGAGGTTGCCCGGGAGATGCTGGAAGAAGAGACTGATCCTGCTGCCAGAGAATACGCCCAGAAAGAACTGGACGAACTCTGTGAAGAGCACGAGAAGCATATTAAAGAACTGGAAGACCTGGTGGTAGCCGGCGATTCTATCACGCGTGGCGGCTTGATCATGGAAATTCGAGCTGGAGCCGGCGGCGATGAAGCGGCTCTGTTTGCACGCGAACTCTTCGACATGTATATGCACTTTGTGGAAGCGCAAAAGGGCTGGAAAACAGAAGTGTTAAACATGAGCGCCACCGAGTTGGGTGGTTTGAAGGAAGTCACGTTTTCGATTGCCGGTGAAGGTGCCTATCACCGCTTGCAGTTTGAAAGTGGAGGACACCGCGTGCAGCGTGTTCCCGAGACAGAGACACAGGGCCGCGTGCATACCAGTGCTGCTACGGTGGCCGTACTTCCTGAAGCCAGTGAAGTGGAAGTTGATATCAAGCCGGATGATATTCGCCTCGATACGTTCCACGCGAGTGGTCCTGGCGGACAGAAAGTGAATAAAACGGAAAGCGCCGTGCGGATCACTCACTTGCCGACAGGCACCGTGGTGCAGTGCCAGGATGAAAAAAGTCAACACAAAAATAAAGCCAAGGCCATGCGCGTGCTGCGAAGTCGCGTGCTGGAACAGATGCAGCAGAAGGCAGCCGATGAACGAGCTGACCAGCGTCGGACGTTAATTGGCTCGGGTGACCGCAGCCAGCGCATACGAACATACAATTTTCCGCAAGGCCGCGTGACGGACCACCGCATCAACCTTTCCCTTTACAAAATTGATCAGATCATGCAGGGCGACCTGAATGATCTCATCAGTGCCCTGCTACAGTTTGACCGAGAAGAGCGTTTACTGGGCGACGGCTCACAAAAATAA
- a CDS encoding type B 50S ribosomal protein L31, giving the protein MKKDIHPDYHPVVFKDTSTGDSFLIQSTATSKTTVEWEDGNTYPLVAVEISSKSHPYYTGKMKFVDSAGRVEKFQKKYNWDKRKGAEEGDKKEDK; this is encoded by the coding sequence ATGAAAAAAGACATTCATCCCGACTATCATCCTGTTGTATTTAAGGATACTTCAACAGGTGATTCATTCCTCATCCAGTCAACAGCCACTTCTAAAACTACAGTGGAATGGGAAGATGGTAACACTTACCCTTTGGTGGCAGTGGAAATCAGTTCCAAATCTCATCCTTACTACACCGGTAAGATGAAGTTTGTTGACAGTGCTGGTCGTGTGGAAAAATTCCAGAAGAAATACAACTGGGACAAACGCAAAGGTGCAGAAGAAGGCGACAAAAAAGAAGACAAGTAG
- a CDS encoding dihydroxy-acid dehydratase → MDHPLNWNSQNLTHGWQRGVTAFYYGLGFSDQDFDKAQIGIGVPLLDGNLCNVHAYDLAKVIAQGCQSADMIGLPFGVPAVSDNITQGQEGGNASLPSRNMIANAAECVVSAHSYDALIGLHNCDKNGPGFAMALARLNYPGLVVSGGSIMPGCHKGQDISILDVYDSQAAAAVGAMEEEEADQILKTACPGPGGCGIAASFNTWGIALEAIGLMLPFSSSTPAIDNAKKTECLNVASAVRNLLQKNIRPRDILTRKAFENAAATIAAVGGSTNGILHLLALAREAEVEFYLQDIQEILRKTPVYCSFAPRGKKTMVDLHHLGGTPVLMKHLLKAGIIDGSCLTVTGRTLAENLAEIGDVPTNQELIASLDQPYKTYADMQICFGNLAPGGIVFKVSSMQESHFTGTACCFDEAKGVVDAVEAGKIKPGSVIVLRNLGPVASGMPEVLVATAALTVPELDGKVAFISDTRVSGVSHGAIGVHCSPEAAVGGPIGLIQDGDQISFDLLKGEISVDVSDQEFQQRRVKKPLQPVRHSRGYLADFSATTSQAHHGCVSKALLPDCE, encoded by the coding sequence ATGGATCATCCTTTAAACTGGAATAGTCAAAACCTGACACATGGCTGGCAACGGGGAGTCACCGCTTTTTATTACGGGTTAGGCTTTTCGGATCAGGATTTCGACAAGGCCCAGATCGGGATTGGCGTGCCACTCTTGGATGGCAACCTCTGTAATGTGCATGCTTACGATCTTGCGAAAGTAATTGCACAGGGATGTCAATCCGCTGACATGATCGGTCTTCCTTTTGGAGTTCCCGCCGTCAGTGACAACATCACCCAGGGACAGGAAGGAGGCAACGCCAGTCTCCCCTCTCGGAATATGATCGCCAACGCGGCCGAATGCGTCGTGAGTGCTCATTCGTATGATGCCCTGATTGGCCTGCATAATTGCGATAAAAACGGACCGGGCTTCGCCATGGCATTGGCACGACTCAACTATCCGGGACTGGTCGTCAGTGGTGGCAGTATCATGCCCGGCTGCCACAAAGGACAGGACATTTCGATCCTCGACGTCTACGATTCCCAGGCAGCTGCAGCAGTCGGCGCGATGGAAGAAGAAGAAGCGGACCAGATTCTGAAAACCGCCTGCCCGGGCCCGGGGGGATGTGGTATCGCCGCTTCTTTCAATACCTGGGGCATCGCGCTCGAAGCCATCGGCCTTATGCTCCCGTTCAGCAGTTCCACGCCGGCCATTGATAATGCAAAAAAAACAGAATGCCTCAATGTCGCCTCTGCCGTGCGAAATCTCCTGCAGAAAAATATCCGGCCGCGCGACATCCTGACCCGCAAAGCATTTGAAAATGCAGCCGCCACCATCGCGGCCGTCGGCGGCTCCACGAATGGAATCCTGCATCTGCTCGCGCTGGCACGAGAAGCGGAAGTCGAATTTTACCTGCAGGACATTCAGGAAATTCTTCGAAAAACGCCCGTGTATTGCAGTTTTGCACCACGCGGCAAAAAAACCATGGTCGACCTGCATCACCTGGGTGGCACACCGGTCCTCATGAAACACCTGCTCAAAGCAGGCATCATCGATGGCAGTTGCCTGACTGTAACCGGCAGAACCCTGGCGGAAAACCTGGCAGAAATCGGCGATGTCCCCACGAACCAGGAACTGATCGCTTCGCTCGATCAACCGTATAAAACTTACGCCGACATGCAGATCTGCTTTGGCAATCTGGCACCGGGAGGCATTGTCTTTAAAGTTTCCAGCATGCAGGAATCACATTTCACGGGAACCGCCTGCTGCTTCGATGAAGCGAAAGGCGTAGTCGATGCCGTCGAAGCAGGTAAGATCAAACCCGGCAGTGTCATCGTACTACGAAACCTGGGTCCGGTCGCATCAGGCATGCCTGAAGTACTTGTCGCGACTGCCGCTCTGACGGTACCGGAACTGGATGGCAAAGTGGCATTCATTTCGGACACACGTGTCTCCGGTGTTTCACACGGTGCCATCGGCGTGCATTGTTCTCCCGAAGCGGCAGTCGGAGGTCCGATTGGTCTGATTCAGGATGGTGACCAGATCTCGTTCGATCTGCTTAAAGGAGAAATCAGCGTTGATGTCTCCGACCAGGAATTTCAGCAACGCCGAGTGAAAAAACCACTTCAACCCGTCAGACATTCCCGCGGCTATCTGGCTGATTTTTCAGCCACCACCTCACAGGCACATCATGGCTGTGTGAGTAAAGCCCTGCTGCCGGACTGCGAATAA
- a CDS encoding UTP--glucose-1-phosphate uridylyltransferase, producing the protein MSAPDSFPEDLYQTLSDFQQTHLLTWWNDLSQQEQASLSAQIQAINFKQIQRLYAPEETTQKAESPAQKAERATRPATVVRLEDRCSSPSESEEATKRGQKLLAAGKVGAILVAGGQGSRLGFSHPKGMFPIGPVKQTSLFQILVEQLRARARQAGKPICYFIMTSDATHDETVEYFQQHQNFGLADGELYFFKQGTMPAVDADSGQILLEEKHRIAVSPDGHGGMLAALKNNGMFDVMREKGIDTLYYHQVDNPTAIVCDPEFLGYHQTANADVSVKVVSKRAPDEKMGIVCDVDQKTQIIEYSDLPDHISEQTDDDGKLLHWAGSTAIHIFNRDFLEQIANDDARLPFHQANKKVPYIDASGTQVAPAEPNAIKFERFIFDVLPEAETVLVYEIDRQREFNPVKNAEGQDSPQTAHAALNRIFSSWLTSCGVTLPAEATVEISPLFAVDETELKQKISTDAQFTSPVYLGE; encoded by the coding sequence ATGTCAGCCCCCGATTCCTTTCCAGAGGATCTTTACCAGACATTATCTGACTTTCAGCAAACCCATCTATTGACCTGGTGGAACGACCTGAGTCAACAGGAACAAGCCAGTCTCTCAGCACAGATCCAGGCGATTAATTTCAAGCAGATCCAGCGGTTGTATGCCCCTGAAGAGACAACTCAAAAGGCAGAATCGCCGGCACAGAAAGCGGAACGCGCCACGCGTCCGGCGACTGTAGTCCGACTGGAAGATCGCTGTTCGTCTCCCTCTGAATCGGAAGAGGCAACGAAACGTGGCCAGAAACTGCTGGCAGCAGGCAAAGTCGGGGCGATCCTGGTTGCAGGCGGTCAGGGTTCCCGTCTGGGCTTCAGCCATCCGAAAGGCATGTTTCCCATCGGGCCCGTCAAACAGACTTCCCTGTTTCAGATTCTGGTGGAACAGTTGCGTGCCCGCGCACGACAGGCAGGAAAGCCGATCTGCTATTTCATCATGACCAGCGATGCCACTCATGATGAAACCGTGGAATATTTTCAGCAGCATCAGAATTTTGGTCTGGCGGATGGCGAACTCTACTTCTTCAAACAGGGTACGATGCCCGCTGTCGATGCGGATTCCGGGCAAATTCTCCTGGAAGAAAAACACCGCATTGCCGTCAGCCCGGACGGACATGGGGGCATGCTCGCAGCCCTCAAGAACAACGGTATGTTTGACGTGATGCGGGAAAAAGGAATCGACACACTCTATTACCATCAGGTCGACAACCCGACTGCCATCGTCTGCGACCCCGAGTTCCTGGGTTATCATCAGACGGCAAATGCAGACGTATCAGTCAAAGTGGTGTCAAAACGCGCACCCGATGAAAAAATGGGGATCGTCTGCGATGTGGACCAAAAAACCCAAATCATCGAATACAGCGATCTGCCCGACCATATCTCTGAACAAACGGATGATGACGGCAAGCTGCTGCACTGGGCAGGCAGCACGGCAATTCATATCTTCAACCGGGATTTTCTGGAGCAGATCGCCAACGACGATGCACGCCTTCCGTTTCATCAGGCGAATAAAAAAGTGCCGTACATTGATGCGTCGGGGACCCAGGTCGCTCCTGCAGAGCCCAACGCCATTAAGTTTGAACGGTTTATCTTTGATGTGCTGCCTGAAGCAGAGACCGTACTGGTCTATGAAATCGATCGACAACGAGAATTTAATCCCGTTAAAAATGCGGAAGGCCAGGATTCTCCCCAGACAGCCCATGCAGCGCTCAATCGTATCTTTTCCAGTTGGCTGACCTCCTGTGGCGTGACGCTCCCCGCAGAAGCGACTGTTGAGATCAGTCCCTTATTTGCGGTCGATGAAACAGAGTTAAAACAAAAAATCTCAACCGATGCGCAATTTACATCTCCCGTGTATCTGGGAGAATAG
- a CDS encoding mannose-1-phosphate guanylyltransferase produces the protein MLHTVVMAGGSGTRFWPQSRKAIPKQLLKLVGQQTMIQETVARCRELSHEQHVWIATNSTLSPEIKRQLPQLNPEHILVEPAARNTAPCIGLAAIHLLHVDSEAIMLVLSSDHAIQPESGFVNTVNQAVKLIEAEPETLALIGVPPAYPATGYGYIQTGSAIAADLPGLSVKEFKEKPDPETAQQYCDSGDYLWNCGIFAWKANRILMALKKWEPEMYAALNRISAAIGTSEYERVLAAEFTTMKSISIDYAVFEHSREYLAVIPAEFEWDDVGNWNTLQKYFPTDDDGNTVLGLHCGLETSNSIIRTTDDHLIATFGVENCLIVHTPDATLIAPKDDESAIKKLVTLIEERGYDQYL, from the coding sequence ATGCTTCACACAGTTGTCATGGCAGGTGGCAGCGGAACACGCTTCTGGCCGCAAAGCCGCAAAGCGATTCCCAAACAACTGCTGAAACTCGTGGGCCAACAAACCATGATTCAGGAGACGGTGGCGCGCTGTCGTGAACTTTCACATGAACAACATGTCTGGATTGCCACTAACAGTACACTTTCACCTGAAATCAAGCGGCAACTGCCGCAGTTGAATCCGGAACACATTCTCGTCGAACCAGCAGCGCGTAATACCGCTCCCTGTATTGGACTGGCGGCAATTCACCTGCTCCACGTCGATTCCGAAGCCATCATGCTCGTGCTCTCGTCCGATCATGCAATCCAGCCGGAGTCGGGTTTTGTGAATACTGTCAATCAGGCGGTAAAACTGATTGAAGCCGAGCCGGAAACTCTTGCGCTCATCGGCGTACCACCAGCTTACCCTGCGACGGGTTACGGCTATATCCAGACAGGATCTGCCATCGCAGCAGACCTGCCAGGTTTAAGTGTCAAAGAGTTCAAGGAAAAACCTGATCCGGAAACTGCGCAGCAGTATTGTGACAGCGGCGACTATCTCTGGAACTGCGGGATTTTTGCCTGGAAAGCCAATCGAATTCTGATGGCTTTGAAAAAATGGGAACCGGAAATGTACGCCGCCTTGAATCGGATCAGTGCTGCCATCGGAACCTCGGAATATGAAAGAGTCCTCGCAGCAGAATTCACTACGATGAAATCCATTTCGATCGATTATGCGGTCTTTGAACACTCGAGAGAGTACCTGGCAGTGATCCCCGCTGAGTTTGAATGGGACGACGTCGGCAACTGGAATACATTGCAGAAATATTTTCCGACCGATGACGATGGCAACACCGTGCTCGGACTGCACTGCGGTCTGGAAACATCCAACAGTATCATTCGCACCACAGATGATCACCTGATTGCCACATTCGGTGTGGAAAACTGCCTGATCGTGCACACTCCCGATGCAACGTTAATCGCACCCAAAGATGATGAATCCGCCATCAAAAAACTGGTGACCCTGATCGAGGAGCGTGGCTATGACCAATACCTCTGA
- the ruvX gene encoding Holliday junction resolvase RuvX, with the protein MTNTSENGQPFEAEFPAEGRLLGLDYGTKRVGIAISTFEQNIASPLDNYNRQSLPQDQKHLLSIITEYRCKGLVVGLPVHMSGDEGQKAKEARQFGNWVSQFAEIPVRYWDERYSSATAEEILVNLNMSRNKRKAYLDKLAAQIILQSFLDSPNRNQIPESF; encoded by the coding sequence ATGACCAATACCTCTGAAAACGGGCAGCCTTTTGAAGCGGAATTCCCTGCGGAGGGGCGGCTGCTGGGACTCGATTACGGCACCAAACGCGTCGGCATTGCGATTTCCACCTTTGAACAGAATATCGCCAGTCCACTTGATAACTATAACCGACAAAGCCTGCCGCAGGACCAGAAACATCTCTTAAGTATTATCACAGAGTATCGATGTAAAGGACTGGTCGTCGGACTTCCCGTCCATATGAGTGGCGATGAAGGACAGAAAGCCAAAGAGGCCCGCCAGTTCGGCAACTGGGTCAGTCAGTTTGCAGAAATCCCCGTCCGTTACTGGGACGAACGTTATTCTTCCGCGACCGCTGAAGAAATTCTGGTCAACCTGAATATGAGTCGCAACAAACGGAAAGCCTATCTGGATAAACTTGCGGCCCAGATAATTTTGCAGTCATTTCTCGACAGTCCGAACCGTAACCAGATTCCCGAATCTTTTTGA
- a CDS encoding class I SAM-dependent methyltransferase, translating into METIKGHLYDYPKYYDLIFGDDWKAEFDFLQSCFEKHATRKVKKLFEPACGTGRLLIKLAQAGYQVSGNDLNQHAINYCNDRLERFGFPRSAVLGDMSDFKLKKPVDAAFNTINSFRHLPSETAAKNHLKCVADALAPGGLYILGLHLTPTVGEPMQSESWSARRGNLQINSHMQSISTDLKKRNEHLEMTFDVYTPSRQFQLFDTMDYRTYTAPQFKALLKKVPELEVVELYDFMYEMDFTIELDAQTEDVVFILRKK; encoded by the coding sequence ATGGAAACGATCAAAGGGCATCTCTACGACTATCCCAAATATTACGATCTCATTTTTGGTGATGACTGGAAAGCCGAGTTTGACTTTCTGCAAAGCTGCTTTGAGAAGCACGCTACCCGTAAAGTGAAAAAACTGTTTGAGCCAGCCTGTGGGACGGGTCGCCTGCTGATCAAACTGGCCCAGGCGGGTTACCAGGTCTCAGGTAACGATCTCAACCAGCACGCCATCAACTACTGTAATGACCGGCTCGAACGTTTTGGTTTCCCCCGCTCTGCAGTCCTGGGAGACATGTCTGACTTCAAACTGAAAAAGCCTGTCGACGCCGCTTTCAATACCATCAACAGTTTTCGTCACCTGCCTTCTGAAACCGCTGCAAAAAACCACTTGAAATGTGTGGCCGATGCGCTGGCCCCCGGCGGGTTGTACATTTTGGGACTGCACCTGACTCCCACTGTTGGTGAGCCGATGCAGAGTGAAAGCTGGTCGGCCAGGCGAGGCAACCTGCAGATTAACTCGCATATGCAGTCGATTTCAACAGATCTGAAGAAACGCAACGAACATCTGGAAATGACGTTTGATGTCTATACTCCGTCCCGTCAGTTTCAGCTGTTCGATACGATGGACTACCGTACTTATACCGCGCCCCAATTTAAGGCATTGCTGAAAAAAGTCCCTGAACTCGAAGTCGTTGAATTATACGACTTCATGTATGAAATGGACTTTACCATCGAGCTCGATGCGCAGACCGAAGATGTTGTCTTCATTCTTCGCAAGAAATAA
- the pyrH gene encoding UMP kinase, with product MTDSPAPLLQPAYERVLLKLSGEVFCRDGEGGISMSELVSISAQIKRLVDSGVQLAIVCGGGNILRGKQFSSSSGSINPATAHYMGMLATVINGLALQDALENAGVPTRLQTAIRMEGVAEPFIRRRCVRHLEKGRVVILAAGTGSPFVTTDTAAALRSREIDADILLKATKVDGIYSDDPEKNPHAVRFSEISYQDVLHKNLQVMDAQALHHCMEHGIPILVFNFRKTGNIEKAVAGENIGTRVLPTVESRTDG from the coding sequence ATGACCGATTCTCCTGCCCCTTTGCTTCAGCCTGCTTATGAGCGTGTTTTACTCAAATTAAGTGGCGAAGTTTTCTGTCGCGATGGTGAAGGTGGCATCAGCATGTCTGAGCTGGTATCGATTTCTGCTCAGATCAAGCGACTGGTTGATTCCGGAGTTCAACTGGCCATCGTCTGTGGTGGCGGTAATATTCTGCGAGGGAAACAGTTCTCCTCTTCCAGTGGATCCATCAATCCGGCGACCGCCCATTATATGGGGATGCTGGCAACCGTCATCAATGGTCTGGCTTTACAGGATGCCTTGGAAAATGCGGGTGTGCCAACTCGCCTGCAGACGGCAATTCGTATGGAAGGAGTGGCTGAGCCTTTTATACGTCGGCGCTGTGTTCGTCATCTGGAGAAGGGACGTGTGGTCATTCTGGCTGCCGGAACCGGGAGTCCCTTTGTGACGACGGACACCGCTGCGGCTTTGCGTTCGCGTGAAATTGATGCGGATATCCTGCTCAAAGCGACCAAGGTTGACGGTATCTATTCTGATGATCCAGAGAAAAATCCGCACGCGGTCCGTTTCTCAGAGATCAGCTATCAGGATGTCCTGCATAAGAACCTGCAGGTCATGGATGCCCAGGCATTGCATCATTGTATGGAACATGGAATTCCGATCCTGGTTTTCAATTTCCGCAAAACAGGAAATATCGAAAAGGCAGTGGCTGGTGAAAACATTGGTACTCGCGTCCTGCCAACCGTCGAATCGCGTACCGACGGTTAA
- the tsf gene encoding translation elongation factor Ts, whose protein sequence is MAEITAAAVKALREITDLPMMACKKALQEADGDQEKAIEILREEAGKIQLKRSDNATSEGRITVLSSEDGSETVMLEVACESAPVASGEDLVNFSNACVAQLIANPEVDTVEGLLALPSEKTPGKTLNDDFMDMLNKIREKIVVTRIARSQGPTGSYVHHDGKTGVLLQAKGETADAELLRGVAMHIAALKPVAVNESDLDPAVVQEERDRLIAEAKATGKPDNIIEKIVDGRMKTFFVEQGVLNYQPYAVDDSKTVSQALAEKGLEAVSFTRCAIGG, encoded by the coding sequence ATGGCTGAAATCACAGCAGCAGCCGTGAAAGCATTACGTGAAATTACCGACCTGCCCATGATGGCCTGTAAAAAAGCATTACAGGAAGCAGACGGGGATCAGGAAAAGGCAATCGAAATTCTGCGGGAAGAAGCTGGCAAAATCCAGTTGAAGCGGAGTGATAATGCGACTTCAGAAGGTCGAATCACTGTTCTTTCCAGCGAAGATGGTTCAGAGACAGTGATGCTGGAAGTGGCCTGTGAATCTGCTCCCGTTGCCAGTGGAGAAGATCTGGTTAACTTTTCCAACGCCTGTGTCGCACAGCTGATTGCAAATCCGGAAGTCGATACGGTCGAGGGTCTGCTGGCACTGCCATCCGAAAAGACACCGGGAAAAACTCTGAATGATGACTTCATGGATATGTTAAACAAGATCCGTGAGAAAATCGTTGTTACCCGAATTGCCCGGTCACAGGGACCAACAGGCAGCTACGTGCACCATGATGGCAAAACCGGCGTGCTGCTGCAGGCAAAAGGTGAAACGGCAGATGCCGAACTGCTTCGTGGCGTGGCAATGCACATCGCTGCTTTGAAACCGGTTGCCGTCAATGAATCAGATCTGGACCCTGCTGTTGTTCAGGAAGAACGTGATCGACTGATTGCGGAAGCCAAAGCGACAGGCAAGCCAGATAATATTATTGAAAAAATTGTAGATGGCCGCATGAAAACATTTTTTGTGGAACAGGGAGTCCTGAATTACCAGCCTTATGCGGTTGATGATTCCAAAACTGTCAGCCAGGCTTTAGCCGAAAAAGGCCTGGAAGCAGTTTCGTTTACCCGTTGTGCAATTGGCGGTTAA
- the rpsB gene encoding 30S ribosomal protein S2: MSDLVVKDILEAGVHYGHKTSRWNPKMRPYIYGRRNQIHIIDLKETVRGIIRGKRYLERVASQGSLILFVGTKKQAQGPIRDAATACGMPYVTERWLGGALTNFRTVRNRLKRLEELESFDETGEIHSYSKKMQSTLLREKRKVFRNLNGIRTMNRLPEALVVVDPTKEKNAVHEAHILGIKVVGLIDTDSDPDEVDLPIPGNDDSIRSIRLVMNQLASSIMEGKGKLPDTGKKDDSGDAGAEEEFKPVPSL, translated from the coding sequence ATGTCGGATTTAGTCGTCAAGGATATTCTTGAAGCGGGTGTTCACTACGGTCACAAGACGAGCCGCTGGAACCCCAAAATGCGACCTTATATTTACGGTCGCCGTAACCAGATTCATATTATCGACCTGAAAGAAACTGTCCGCGGTATTATTCGTGGAAAACGTTATCTGGAACGGGTTGCCTCACAGGGAAGTCTGATCCTGTTTGTAGGTACCAAGAAGCAGGCACAAGGCCCGATTCGCGATGCAGCGACTGCATGCGGTATGCCTTATGTGACAGAACGCTGGCTGGGTGGTGCATTAACCAACTTCCGCACCGTACGTAACCGCCTGAAACGTCTGGAAGAGCTGGAATCATTTGATGAAACTGGTGAAATTCATTCTTACTCCAAGAAGATGCAGTCCACACTGCTGCGTGAAAAGCGAAAAGTCTTCCGTAACCTGAACGGCATCCGGACGATGAACCGTCTGCCCGAAGCACTGGTTGTGGTTGACCCAACCAAGGAAAAGAATGCGGTTCACGAAGCACACATTCTGGGAATCAAAGTGGTTGGTCTGATTGATACCGACTCGGATCCTGATGAAGTCGATCTGCCGATCCCCGGTAATGATGACAGCATTCGTTCGATCCGCCTGGTGATGAATCAACTGGCTTCTTCCATCATGGAAGGTAAAGGCAAACTGCCTGATACCGGTAAAAAAGATGACAGTGGTGATGCAGGTGCTGAAGAAGAATTCAAGCCTGTTCCTTCGCTGTAA